The following nucleotide sequence is from Thermogemmatispora onikobensis.
CCGAGCATGTCTACGACGATGAAGCCCACAGAGAGCGGAACGGCCTTCCTGCTGACTCCGGTCAGCGAGAGCGCCGACAAAATATTCACCCTGGAGCAGATTGACGACGAGCAGCGCTGGATCGCCGAATCGGCGGCCACCTTTGTCATGCGCGAAGTCCTACCCAAGCTAGAGGCTGTTGAACACCAGGAGCCGGGCGTCATGCCCTCACTTGTCAAAAAGGCCGGCGAGCAGGGCCTGCTCATGATTGACATCCCGGAGCAATATGGTGGGGCCGAACTGGGTCTGCTCACCAGCGCCGTCGTCGCCTCCTCCATTCACGAAGCCTCGTTCAGCGT
It contains:
- a CDS encoding acyl-CoA dehydrogenase family protein, producing MSTTMKPTESGTAFLLTPVSESADKIFTLEQIDDEQRWIAESAATFVMREVLPKLEAVEHQEPGVMPSLVKKAGEQGLLMIDIPEQYGGAELGLLTSAVVASSIHEASFSV